In the Chroococcidiopsis sp. SAG 2025 genome, one interval contains:
- the queA gene encoding tRNA preQ1(34) S-adenosylmethionine ribosyltransferase-isomerase QueA: MHINQFKDALSALNSVKTPNFDLTSSARSELDYSLSSYDYELPAERIAQNPVSPRDSSRLLVVNLDSHAHQIFRNLPELLTPGDLLVMNDTRVIPARLYGQKPSGAAVEVLLLEERQPNVWLALVKPGRRLAPGAKIVFFEREVKSQKSKAKSQNSYIPCSLLPAARSLTATVLETDEETGGRVLQFDLPEGVSVIQLLDRFGHVPLPPYITDSQAESEQYQTVYAEKPGAAAAPTAGLHFTPELLKRLQENGIEQAFVTLHVGVGTFRPVEVEDVKTHQMHGEWIEVPAATVERIRATRSRGGRIIAVGTTTVRALEGAAASGELQPFCGKTNLFIYPGYQWRVVDGLITNFHLPRSSLMMLVSAAIGRERLLALYQEAIAQQYRFYSFGDAMLILPQGKEL, encoded by the coding sequence ATGCACATCAATCAATTTAAAGATGCACTGTCTGCATTGAATTCCGTAAAAACACCTAATTTTGACTTGACATCTTCTGCTAGATCTGAATTGGACTACTCTTTATCGAGTTATGATTACGAATTACCAGCAGAACGGATCGCTCAAAATCCAGTTTCTCCCAGAGATAGTTCTCGCCTGTTAGTAGTAAATCTCGATAGTCACGCCCATCAAATTTTTCGCAACTTACCAGAACTACTTACTCCTGGTGACTTGCTAGTTATGAACGATACGCGGGTGATTCCCGCCCGTCTTTACGGACAAAAACCTAGCGGTGCGGCGGTGGAAGTTTTACTGTTAGAGGAACGCCAGCCGAATGTATGGTTAGCTTTAGTTAAACCAGGGAGACGTTTAGCACCTGGGGCGAAGATTGTATTTTTTGAGCGGGAAGTCAAAAGTCAAAAGTCAAAAGCTAAAAGTCAAAACTCCTATATTCCCTGCTCCCTGCTCCCTGCCGCCCGCTCCCTCACTGCTACAGTACTAGAAACAGACGAAGAGACAGGCGGACGGGTGTTACAGTTTGACCTTCCAGAAGGTGTATCTGTCATTCAATTATTAGATAGATTCGGTCACGTCCCTTTGCCACCCTATATTACCGATTCTCAGGCAGAATCAGAGCAATATCAAACAGTTTACGCTGAAAAGCCAGGAGCGGCAGCAGCACCAACAGCAGGGCTGCACTTTACACCGGAATTACTCAAACGCTTGCAAGAAAATGGTATAGAGCAAGCATTTGTGACTCTACACGTTGGCGTAGGAACGTTTCGTCCGGTAGAAGTGGAAGACGTAAAGACGCATCAAATGCATGGAGAGTGGATTGAAGTTCCAGCTGCTACTGTAGAACGAATTCGCGCTACGCGATCGCGAGGAGGCAGAATTATTGCTGTCGGAACGACAACGGTAAGGGCTTTAGAGGGTGCTGCTGCATCGGGAGAACTACAGCCATTTTGCGGTAAGACAAATTTGTTTATTTACCCTGGTTATCAATGGCGGGTAGTAGACGGGTTAATTACTAATTTCCACCTGCCGCGTTCTAGTTTAATGATGCTCGTCAGTGCGGCAATTGGCAGAGAAAGATTACTAGCATTGTATCAGGAGGCGATCGCCCAACAGTATCGTTTCTATTCCTTTGGTGATGCCATGCTGATTTTGCCTCAAGGTAAGGAGTTGTAG
- a CDS encoding YraN family protein translates to MANHPAFHYPDIGVLGEDLVARWLQSSGWEILHRRWRCPWGELDLVAQLDVREGDKGDKGDKGDKGDKGEILTTSHQPPATPPSPLTPRSSLLAFIEVKTRKQNNWDAGGLLAITPQKQIRLWQAAEYFLSVSPNLATYQCRFDVALVQHRKLSLARLRQTSPTLDISPDLSSLSVQLGQAVIVGGYQLVLQEYLSAAFAFD, encoded by the coding sequence ATGGCAAACCATCCTGCCTTTCATTATCCCGACATTGGCGTACTTGGAGAAGATCTAGTCGCTCGGTGGCTGCAATCTTCCGGTTGGGAAATCCTGCATCGTCGTTGGCGCTGCCCTTGGGGAGAGTTGGATCTGGTGGCGCAGTTGGATGTACGTGAGGGAGACAAGGGGGACAAGGGGGACAAGGGGGACAAGGGAGACAAGGGAGAAATTCTAACCACTAGCCACCAGCCACCAGCCACTCCTCCCTCGCCCCTCACTCCTCGCTCCTCGCTCCTCGCATTCATCGAAGTCAAAACCCGCAAGCAAAATAACTGGGATGCAGGTGGTTTGTTGGCGATTACACCGCAAAAACAAATACGGCTTTGGCAAGCTGCGGAGTACTTTTTAAGTGTCTCTCCAAATTTAGCTACTTACCAATGCCGCTTTGATGTGGCGCTAGTCCAACATCGTAAATTATCGTTGGCTCGATTGAGACAGACATCGCCTACACTTGACATTTCCCCTGACTTATCGTCTTTGTCAGTGCAGTTGGGACAAGCAGTCATAGTCGGTGGTTATCAACTCGTGCTACAAGAATACTTATCCGCTGCTTTTGCTTTTGATTGA
- a CDS encoding pentapeptide repeat-containing protein: protein MNSGLVNRIGKLIFAVVLWGAIASSVLFAIVPPAVALDYNKESLIETDFSGRDLTDSSFSHANLRSSNFSHSNLEGVSLFAANLDSANFEGANLASATLDSARLTRANLKDAILEGAFAANAKFDGAVIDGADFTDVLMRRDVQDKLCQVAQGVNPTTGRATRDTLFCP, encoded by the coding sequence ATGAATTCTGGGTTGGTAAATAGAATTGGGAAACTTATATTCGCTGTAGTGCTGTGGGGTGCGATCGCATCTTCAGTACTTTTTGCTATTGTTCCCCCTGCTGTAGCGCTGGATTACAACAAAGAAAGTTTGATTGAGACAGATTTCTCTGGGCGCGACTTGACGGACTCTAGCTTCAGCCACGCCAATTTGCGTAGTAGCAACTTCAGTCACTCTAATTTAGAAGGAGTTAGCTTGTTTGCTGCTAATTTAGATTCGGCTAATTTTGAGGGAGCGAATTTGGCAAGCGCCACTCTAGACTCGGCACGATTAACGAGAGCCAATTTAAAAGATGCTATTTTAGAAGGCGCATTCGCGGCAAATGCCAAATTTGACGGTGCTGTAATTGATGGAGCCGATTTCACAGATGTTTTGATGCGCCGCGACGTGCAAGATAAATTGTGTCAAGTTGCTCAAGGTGTTAATCCAACTACAGGACGCGCCACCCGCGATACTTTATTCTGTCCGTAA
- a CDS encoding NAD(P)-dependent alcohol dehydrogenase, whose amino-acid sequence MIRAYAALEKGGELKPFEYDPKPLGSEDVEIDVEYCGICHSDLSMLHNDWGITQYPFVPGHEVVGKIADVGSAVKKLQVGQRVGLGWYSRSCMTCEWCMSGNHNLCATAEGTIVGRYGGFADKVRAHEAWVAPLPDAMQPVSAGPLFCGGITVFNPIVQFDVKPTDRVGVIGIGGLGHMALRFLHAWGCDVSAFSSSADKEAEAREMGANHFINSRDSNALKSVEGSFDLILSTVNVDLDWSTYIACLRPKGRLHFVGVVPNPISTEIFPLIMAQRSISGSPLGSPATVTQMLDFATRHQIEPIIETFSFDQVNEALEHLRSGKARYRIVLKH is encoded by the coding sequence ATGATTCGTGCCTACGCAGCTTTAGAAAAAGGTGGAGAACTCAAGCCTTTCGAGTACGATCCAAAACCACTCGGTAGTGAAGATGTAGAGATCGACGTAGAATACTGCGGGATTTGCCATAGCGACTTGAGTATGCTTCATAATGACTGGGGCATAACGCAATACCCCTTTGTCCCAGGACACGAAGTTGTAGGTAAGATCGCAGATGTTGGCAGTGCCGTCAAAAAACTCCAAGTCGGGCAGCGTGTCGGCTTGGGATGGTATTCGCGATCGTGCATGACTTGCGAGTGGTGTATGTCTGGCAATCACAACCTTTGTGCCACCGCAGAAGGTACAATTGTCGGTCGCTACGGTGGCTTTGCTGACAAGGTACGCGCCCATGAAGCTTGGGTTGCTCCTTTACCCGATGCCATGCAGCCAGTATCAGCGGGACCCTTATTTTGTGGCGGAATTACGGTTTTTAACCCGATCGTCCAATTTGATGTTAAGCCTACTGATCGCGTTGGAGTCATTGGTATTGGCGGCTTGGGACATATGGCATTGAGATTTCTTCATGCTTGGGGCTGCGATGTCAGCGCCTTTTCCAGCAGCGCCGATAAGGAAGCGGAAGCAAGGGAAATGGGTGCTAACCACTTCATCAACTCCCGCGATTCAAATGCACTTAAATCGGTGGAAGGTTCTTTTGACTTGATTCTTTCTACTGTGAACGTCGATCTAGACTGGAGTACATACATTGCTTGTTTGCGTCCTAAAGGACGATTGCATTTTGTGGGTGTGGTTCCTAACCCTATTTCTACGGAAATTTTTCCCTTAATTATGGCTCAGCGATCGATCTCTGGCAGTCCCTTGGGTAGTCCGGCTACTGTCACCCAAATGCTCGACTTTGCCACCCGCCATCAGATCGAACCCATAATTGAAACCTTCAGTTTTGACCAAGTCAATGAGGCGTTGGAACACCTACGTAGTGGCAAGGCACGGTATCGAATCGTGTTGAAGCATTAA
- the dnaG gene encoding DNA primase — protein MQIPRLHPDTVEQVKQRADVVDIVSEHVVLRKRGKDFVGLCPFHDEKTPSFSVSPGKQMYYCFGCGAGGNAITFLMELGKTSFSEVVLDLARRYSVPVQTLEPEQRQELQRQISLREQLYEVMAVATQFYHHALQQHQGQLALDYLQQKRQFNSETIQQFKLGYAPAGWETLYRYLVEQKRYPVQIVEQAGLIRQRQSKDGYYDYFRDRIIIPICDPQGRFIGFGGRSLGDEQPKYLNSPETDIFNKGRTLFCLDKAKNEIAKQDRVVVVEGYFDAIALHAAGITHSVASLGTALSIEQVRACLRYSESKQLILNFDADAAGTQATERAIGAIANLAYQGEVNLRILNLPDGKDADEYLHTHSPEHYRELLHNAPLWLDWQIQQLVANRDLKQAPEAQQVTVSMVKLLQQIGDSNQRQHYIHRCAEILSLGDARLVPLWIENLLDRVAPNNYRKPAPPRKQQQASNSNLPVAGDRALLEQAEAILLRIYLHHPEYRQIVTEALQERDLQFDLPHHTFLWQQILANVETLRVTSPQSSDLISRLQVQCMEYEGETKAIARLFHLDEKTQIELSRFAQVIQAATACMERVQCEKRYRQFLQLWEQTDEATAPEQSQSYFESLRQAQQRLLELDKQRQFTLADLI, from the coding sequence ATGCAAATTCCTCGCCTGCATCCCGATACAGTCGAACAAGTAAAACAAAGAGCTGATGTTGTTGATATTGTCTCGGAACACGTTGTTCTGCGCAAGCGGGGGAAAGATTTTGTCGGTTTATGCCCGTTTCATGATGAGAAAACCCCTAGTTTCAGTGTCAGCCCTGGTAAGCAAATGTATTATTGCTTCGGTTGTGGGGCTGGGGGAAATGCAATTACATTTTTGATGGAATTGGGTAAGACTTCTTTCAGCGAGGTAGTACTGGATTTAGCACGGCGCTATTCCGTACCCGTTCAAACTTTAGAACCAGAACAGAGACAAGAATTACAGCGTCAGATATCGCTGCGAGAGCAATTATATGAGGTGATGGCTGTTGCTACGCAATTTTATCATCATGCTTTGCAGCAACATCAAGGGCAGTTAGCTTTAGATTATTTGCAACAAAAACGACAGTTTAACTCAGAAACAATTCAGCAATTTAAGTTAGGATACGCGCCTGCGGGATGGGAAACTCTTTATCGTTATTTAGTGGAACAAAAACGATATCCCGTACAAATCGTAGAACAAGCAGGATTAATTCGACAGCGTCAGTCAAAAGATGGATATTACGATTATTTTCGCGATCGCATTATTATTCCAATTTGCGATCCACAAGGACGATTTATCGGATTTGGGGGTAGAAGTTTAGGTGACGAACAACCGAAATATCTTAATTCTCCTGAGACGGATATTTTTAATAAGGGTAGAACTTTATTTTGTTTAGACAAAGCCAAAAACGAGATTGCCAAACAAGATCGGGTGGTAGTAGTAGAAGGATATTTCGATGCGATCGCCCTTCACGCTGCCGGAATTACTCACTCTGTCGCCTCGTTGGGAACGGCTTTGAGTATCGAACAAGTCCGAGCTTGTTTGCGTTATAGCGAATCAAAACAACTTATTCTTAATTTTGATGCCGATGCGGCAGGAACGCAAGCCACAGAAAGAGCAATAGGAGCGATCGCCAATCTTGCCTATCAAGGCGAAGTCAATTTACGAATTCTCAACTTACCTGATGGCAAAGATGCAGATGAATATCTCCACACTCATAGCCCAGAACATTACCGCGAACTTTTACATAATGCCCCGTTATGGTTAGATTGGCAGATCCAACAGCTAGTCGCTAATCGAGATTTAAAGCAAGCACCAGAAGCGCAACAAGTTACGGTAAGTATGGTGAAGTTGTTACAACAAATTGGTGACAGCAACCAACGCCAGCACTATATCCATCGCTGTGCCGAAATTTTAAGTTTAGGTGATGCCAGACTCGTACCGTTGTGGATTGAAAATTTATTAGATCGAGTTGCGCCGAATAATTATCGCAAACCAGCACCACCGAGAAAACAGCAGCAAGCTAGTAATTCTAACTTACCTGTAGCAGGCGATCGCGCTTTACTGGAACAGGCAGAGGCAATTTTGTTGCGAATTTACCTACACCATCCAGAATACCGTCAGATCGTCACGGAAGCCCTACAAGAAAGAGATTTACAATTCGATCTACCCCACCACACTTTTCTCTGGCAGCAGATTTTGGCAAATGTAGAGACGTTACGTGTAACGTCTCCCCAATCATCAGATTTAATTTCGCGGCTCCAAGTGCAGTGTATGGAGTATGAAGGTGAGACAAAAGCGATCGCCCGTTTATTTCACCTAGACGAAAAGACGCAAATCGAACTATCGCGATTTGCCCAGGTGATTCAAGCCGCTACAGCTTGCATGGAACGGGTGCAGTGCGAAAAACGCTACCGTCAATTTCTCCAATTGTGGGAACAAACCGACGAAGCAACTGCACCAGAACAATCTCAGTCATATTTTGAGTCATTGCGGCAAGCCCAGCAACGGCTGTTGGAATTGGACAAACAGCGGCAGTTTACGCTGGCAGATTTGATCTAA
- a CDS encoding class I SAM-dependent methyltransferase: MGFYSQRILPYLLDWSLSDPTIAQYRQEVLANVTGEVLEIGFGTGLNLSYYPENIYKLVAIDANPGVHNLAQKRIQKSHITVDNRVLNGENLPMADNTFDSVVSTWTLCSIAKVEQALQEIYRVLKPGGKFFFVEHGLSHEPQVQVWQNRLTPIQKVIADGCHFNRNIRQLVEKQFDLVTVKEFYAEKTPKFVGYLYQGVATKAI; encoded by the coding sequence ATGGGATTTTATTCACAAAGAATCCTACCTTACCTGCTTGACTGGTCGTTGTCCGATCCGACTATAGCCCAGTATCGGCAAGAAGTTTTAGCAAATGTGACGGGAGAAGTTTTAGAAATTGGTTTTGGTACGGGTTTAAATCTCTCTTACTATCCAGAAAACATTTATAAATTAGTAGCAATTGATGCCAATCCTGGCGTTCATAATCTTGCTCAAAAGCGCATCCAAAAATCTCATATTACCGTAGACAATCGCGTATTAAATGGTGAAAACTTGCCAATGGCAGATAATACGTTTGATAGCGTTGTCAGTACTTGGACGTTGTGTAGTATCGCCAAAGTCGAACAAGCACTGCAAGAAATCTATCGGGTATTAAAGCCTGGAGGCAAATTCTTTTTTGTAGAACACGGACTGAGTCATGAACCTCAAGTTCAAGTCTGGCAAAACCGCTTGACTCCAATCCAAAAAGTTATTGCCGATGGCTGTCACTTTAATCGTAATATTAGACAACTAGTAGAAAAACAATTCGATCTGGTAACTGTCAAAGAGTTTTACGCGGAAAAAACACCCAAGTTTGTTGGTTATTTATATCAAGGTGTTGCTACTAAAGCTATTTAA